One part of the Thiothrix nivea DSM 5205 genome encodes these proteins:
- a CDS encoding sodium:solute symporter family protein, translating into MTELQLWTYIVVGLSFALYFGIAIWARAGSTGEFYVAGGGVHPVANGMATAADWMSAASFISMAGIIAFKGYDASAYLMGWTGGYVLMAMLLAPYLRKFGKFTVPEFIGDRYYSQTARIVGVICLIVISLTYVIGQMKGVGVTFSRFLEVSVDTGLYIGMAIVFVYAVLGGMKGITYTQIAQYVVLILAYTVPAMFISFNLTGNPIPQLGLGSTLSDGSGMYLLDKLDAVVTDLGFKAYTTANAPMINTFLLTMTLMIGTAGLPHVIIRFFTVPKVRDARSSAGWALVFIALLYTVAPAVGAMARLNLMNTVNTPEGELAYEARPQWMKTWEKTQLLVMADANGDGKIQYYSDGGLAEAKAALATAEKEGGDVAAAQTKVDEAQKKHDGLMDGKFAAAGWKGNEVTKVDNDIMVLANPEIAQLPNWVIALVAAGGIAAALSTAAGLLLAIASSISHDLIKSIINPRISEKNELLASRITMSVAILVAGYMGLNPPGFAAQVVALAFGLAAASIFPALMMGIFSKRINSSGAIAGMLSGILVTMIYIFWYKGWFFVKGTKVIYLKDITQKQGESECPILVKQHFFPASPQQPP; encoded by the coding sequence ATGACTGAACTTCAACTCTGGACTTATATCGTCGTCGGTCTGAGCTTTGCTCTGTACTTCGGCATTGCCATTTGGGCGCGTGCGGGCTCAACTGGCGAATTCTACGTTGCCGGTGGCGGCGTTCATCCTGTTGCCAACGGTATGGCAACAGCCGCTGACTGGATGTCGGCTGCGTCCTTTATCTCCATGGCGGGTATCATCGCATTCAAGGGCTACGACGCTTCTGCCTACCTGATGGGCTGGACGGGCGGTTACGTACTGATGGCGATGCTGCTGGCTCCATACCTGCGCAAGTTTGGCAAGTTCACGGTTCCTGAATTCATCGGTGACCGGTACTACTCCCAGACTGCACGTATCGTAGGTGTCATCTGTCTGATCGTCATCTCCCTGACCTATGTAATCGGCCAAATGAAGGGCGTTGGTGTAACCTTCTCCCGCTTCCTGGAAGTTTCCGTAGATACTGGCCTTTACATCGGTATGGCAATCGTATTCGTGTACGCTGTATTGGGTGGTATGAAAGGTATCACTTATACCCAAATCGCGCAGTACGTTGTTCTGATCTTGGCTTACACCGTGCCTGCCATGTTCATCTCCTTTAACCTGACCGGCAACCCAATCCCGCAGCTGGGCCTAGGCTCTACCCTGTCTGACGGTAGCGGCATGTACCTGCTGGACAAGCTGGATGCAGTTGTAACTGACCTCGGCTTCAAGGCTTACACTACCGCCAACGCGCCAATGATCAACACTTTCCTGTTGACCATGACGCTGATGATCGGTACTGCTGGCCTGCCACACGTTATCATCCGTTTCTTCACTGTACCGAAAGTACGTGACGCACGTTCTTCCGCTGGTTGGGCACTGGTATTCATCGCACTGCTGTACACCGTTGCTCCTGCTGTAGGCGCAATGGCTCGTCTGAATCTGATGAACACTGTTAACACTCCTGAAGGCGAACTGGCCTATGAGGCACGTCCCCAGTGGATGAAAACCTGGGAAAAAACCCAGCTGCTGGTGATGGCTGATGCCAACGGTGACGGCAAAATCCAGTACTACAGCGATGGTGGCCTGGCCGAAGCCAAAGCTGCGCTGGCAACTGCCGAAAAAGAAGGTGGCGATGTAGCTGCTGCCCAAACGAAAGTTGACGAAGCACAGAAGAAGCACGATGGCCTGATGGATGGCAAATTCGCTGCTGCTGGCTGGAAAGGCAACGAAGTCACCAAGGTTGACAACGACATCATGGTTCTTGCCAACCCTGAAATCGCACAACTGCCTAACTGGGTAATCGCCCTGGTTGCTGCCGGTGGTATCGCTGCGGCGCTGTCTACTGCTGCTGGCCTGCTGCTGGCTATCGCTTCTTCCATCTCTCATGACCTGATCAAGAGTATCATCAACCCTCGCATCTCCGAGAAGAACGAACTGTTGGCTTCCCGTATCACCATGTCCGTTGCGATTCTGGTCGCTGGCTACATGGGCCTGAACCCACCAGGGTTTGCAGCACAGGTAGTAGCATTGGCGTTCGGTCTGGCAGCAGCGTCCATCTTCCCGGCTCTGATGATGGGTATCTTCTCCAAGCGCATTAACAGCTCAGGTGCTATTGCCGGTATGCTGTCTGGTATCCTTGTTACCATGATTTACATCTTCTGGTACAAAGGCTGGTTCTTCGTCAAGGGCACTAAGGTGATTTACCTCAAAGACATTACCCAAAAACAGGGCGAATCAGAATGTCCCATTTTGGTAAAGCAGCATTTCTTTCCAGCCTCGCCTCAACAGCCTCCATAG
- a CDS encoding DUF4212 domain-containing protein — MLSKSAQAYWAANVRLLILCLVIWFVVSFGAGILFAGPLNGIHLGGYKLGFWFAQQGSIYVFVALIFFYAWRMGKLDREFDVHED; from the coding sequence ATGTTGTCAAAATCTGCACAGGCATACTGGGCGGCGAATGTTCGCTTGCTCATCCTTTGCCTGGTTATCTGGTTTGTCGTGTCCTTCGGGGCTGGCATTTTGTTCGCTGGTCCGCTGAATGGTATTCACCTTGGTGGTTACAAACTCGGCTTCTGGTTCGCCCAGCAAGGTTCTATTTATGTATTCGTCGCGTTGATCTTCTTCTATGCCTGGCGCATGGGCAAGCTCGACCGCGAATTCGACGTTCATGAAGATTGA
- the glnL gene encoding nitrogen regulation protein NR(II), producing the protein MKRSELLEILTCSILVLDSDLHVVYMNQSAEMLLGQSQQRVGGLPVGQFLRSNGVHESLEIALQQGDPQSIRECPVELASGEQITIDCVVTPLSQHGFKNQLLLEVHRIDRKLRIVREEQAIHQQQAVHELVRGIAHEIKNPLGGLRGAAQLLESELENPELKEYTQIIISEADRLKHLVDGMLGPSHLPHTESVNIHEVLEHVRHLVSSDVSSNVSFVRDYDPSLPEFQGDRNQLVQVVLNIVSNAVKVLGDGGVVELRTRILRQFTIHQTRYRHVLKIEICDNGPGVPEHLRDKLFLPMVSGHPGGSGLGLAIAQSLVRRHNGLIHCESVPGHTCFSILIPLE; encoded by the coding sequence ATGAAAAGAAGCGAATTGCTGGAGATCCTGACCTGCTCCATTCTGGTGCTGGACAGCGATTTGCATGTTGTTTACATGAACCAGTCGGCGGAAATGTTGCTGGGGCAAAGCCAGCAGCGCGTCGGTGGTTTGCCGGTAGGGCAGTTCCTGCGCAGCAATGGTGTGCATGAGAGCCTGGAAATTGCACTACAACAGGGCGACCCGCAATCCATCCGCGAATGCCCGGTGGAATTGGCCTCTGGTGAGCAGATCACCATTGATTGCGTGGTGACGCCGCTTTCCCAGCATGGTTTTAAGAACCAGTTGCTGCTGGAAGTGCATCGCATTGACCGCAAGCTGCGCATTGTGCGTGAGGAACAGGCAATCCACCAGCAGCAGGCTGTACATGAACTGGTGCGCGGCATTGCCCACGAGATCAAAAACCCACTGGGTGGCTTGCGTGGTGCTGCCCAGTTGCTGGAAAGCGAACTGGAAAACCCTGAGCTGAAAGAATACACCCAGATCATCATTTCCGAGGCCGACCGCCTGAAACATTTGGTTGATGGTATGTTGGGGCCAAGTCACTTGCCGCACACCGAATCTGTGAATATCCATGAGGTGCTGGAACATGTGAGGCATCTGGTCAGCTCGGACGTTTCTTCCAATGTCAGCTTTGTGCGTGATTATGACCCCAGCCTGCCCGAATTCCAGGGTGACCGGAACCAGTTGGTGCAAGTGGTGCTGAATATTGTCAGTAACGCGGTCAAGGTGCTGGGTGATGGCGGCGTGGTCGAGTTGCGTACCCGCATCCTGCGCCAGTTCACCATCCATCAGACCCGTTACCGGCATGTGCTGAAAATCGAAATTTGTGACAATGGCCCGGGTGTACCAGAACACTTGCGGGACAAGCTATTCCTGCCTATGGTCAGTGGCCATCCGGGTGGCAGTGGCCTTGGCTTGGCCATTGCGCAATCCCTGGTACGCCGCCATAACGGCCTGATCCACTGTGAATCCGTACCGGGTCACACTTGTTTTTCCATCCTGATTCCACTGGAGTGA
- the ntrC gene encoding nitrogen regulation protein NR(I), which yields MAHTENIWVADDDRSIRWVLERALQKADIGVRSFESADQVIAALRTQQPDALLTDIRMPGTDGLHLLERMQREYPDVPVIIMTAHSDLESAVSAYQGGAFEYLPKPFDVNEAVELVRRACKSRHEKEHGEIAEAAIELLGGRDIIGHAPAMQEVFRAIGRLSKSSITVLITGESGTGKELVAKALHTHSPRSNKPFIALNTAAIPRELLESELFGHEKGAFTGAYAQRKGRFEQADGGSLFLDEIGDMPAELQTRLLRVLAEGTFYRVGGHTPVRVDVRIIAATHQHLEDLVNKGAFREDLFHRLNVIRIHNPPLRERREDIPLLLNHFLRRAAEELQVEAKSLSVKVTEYLQTLPWPGNVRQLENTCRWLTVMASGREIVMDDLPAELLESDSGKPEIPDNWEKALAQFADYKLSRGASNLLTELNPIFERILLQAALKKTGGRKIEAADLLGWGRNTLTRKLKELEIEEG from the coding sequence ATGGCTCACACTGAAAACATCTGGGTCGCTGATGATGACCGCTCTATCCGTTGGGTGCTGGAACGCGCCTTGCAGAAAGCCGACATCGGTGTGCGCAGTTTCGAGTCTGCCGACCAGGTGATTGCTGCTCTGCGCACCCAGCAGCCAGATGCGCTCCTGACCGACATCCGGATGCCCGGTACTGATGGCCTGCACTTGCTGGAACGGATGCAGCGCGAATACCCGGATGTTCCGGTCATCATCATGACGGCGCATTCCGATCTGGAAAGCGCCGTTTCTGCCTATCAGGGTGGGGCGTTTGAATACCTGCCCAAGCCGTTTGATGTCAACGAAGCTGTGGAGCTGGTGCGGCGTGCCTGCAAATCACGCCATGAAAAAGAACACGGCGAAATTGCCGAAGCCGCCATTGAGCTGCTGGGCGGGCGCGACATTATTGGCCATGCGCCAGCCATGCAGGAAGTGTTCCGTGCCATCGGGCGGCTGTCCAAGTCCAGCATCACCGTGCTGATCACGGGCGAATCCGGTACTGGTAAGGAGCTGGTGGCCAAGGCGTTGCATACCCACAGCCCGCGTTCCAACAAGCCATTCATTGCGCTGAATACCGCCGCCATTCCACGCGAGCTGCTGGAGTCGGAACTGTTTGGGCACGAAAAAGGTGCATTCACCGGCGCGTATGCACAACGCAAAGGGCGTTTCGAACAAGCCGATGGCGGCTCCCTGTTTTTGGATGAAATTGGTGACATGCCTGCGGAATTGCAAACCCGATTGCTGCGGGTGTTGGCAGAGGGCACGTTCTACCGCGTAGGCGGGCATACGCCGGTGCGGGTGGATGTGCGCATCATCGCAGCTACCCACCAGCATCTGGAAGATCTGGTCAACAAGGGCGCATTCCGCGAAGACTTGTTCCACCGCCTCAACGTCATCCGCATCCACAATCCGCCATTGAGGGAACGGCGCGAAGACATCCCGTTGCTGCTCAACCATTTCCTGCGCCGTGCCGCCGAGGAGTTGCAGGTGGAGGCCAAATCCCTGTCGGTGAAAGTGACGGAATATCTGCAAACCCTGCCGTGGCCGGGCAACGTGCGCCAACTGGAAAACACTTGCCGCTGGCTGACCGTGATGGCCTCCGGGCGTGAAATTGTCATGGATGATCTGCCTGCCGAGCTGCTGGAAAGCGACAGTGGCAAGCCGGAAATTCCGGACAACTGGGAAAAGGCGCTGGCGCAGTTCGCTGATTACAAGCTCAGTCGGGGAGCCAGCAACCTGTTGACCGAACTCAACCCCATTTTTGAGCGTATCCTGCTGCAAGCCGCGCTGAAAAAGACCGGTGGGCGCAAGATTGAAGCTGCCGACCTGCTCGGGTGGGGGCGCAATACCCTCACCCGCAAGCTCAAGGAACTGGAGATTGAGGAGGGTTGA
- a CDS encoding sulfatase-like hydrolase/transferase has protein sequence MLSRWRKHIPALIALPITLFMPYVLLMEHGSAGIGGFIYNHLYTVLVWVTLFSSTALLGCRVWFAVGLASTVIAGLWAGAAIKYQFLGSQLVAPDLVVAALSPETLLEMGLTPTLLIMGYLLLLIIVFLLEKPSPQTRRLTAFGLGGSVALLVTLNLPTFYVDLQWTSQYKNTLPVFVQSIWRTQLEEPQHAHDSSYCCFKADRQAETFTHAPNQKPNIIVILEESTFHPEQIVGFKPTGRFFQDAYPLKVHTAGGSTWVQEIAFLHGVAPPLYGNGWKTINLFAPGRLDGRIAHQLTEQGYKTKTIYPIAGRFYGGQRFHEQLGIQEFIDCKAMPECDKRKWNQMPDEIFFDEALKQVKLNEQPLFTFIATMRQHSPHDKKLKPDPRRCKPGLSGKQCSIMLDYSKRLQLSVKAYEKLLTQLQKLPERTIVLAFGDHIPGDVAAHFEATDFSGQDRFRTFFNAWDSSKGYVTRQMLNSMSFDTIDIAMLDALALRYAGFESRYLTDKLVHMQACSGDFCGFEEAIPKNQAALLNPPQSPVP, from the coding sequence ATGTTGTCACGCTGGCGAAAACACATCCCCGCCCTGATCGCCCTACCCATTACCCTGTTCATGCCCTATGTTTTGCTCATGGAGCATGGCAGCGCGGGCATCGGCGGGTTTATTTATAACCACCTGTACACAGTACTGGTATGGGTAACCTTGTTCAGCAGCACCGCATTACTGGGGTGCAGGGTCTGGTTTGCCGTTGGGCTGGCGTCAACCGTCATTGCTGGCTTATGGGCAGGAGCCGCCATCAAATACCAGTTCCTGGGGTCACAACTGGTCGCACCCGATCTGGTGGTAGCCGCGCTCAGCCCAGAAACCTTGCTGGAAATGGGGCTAACCCCCACCTTGCTGATAATGGGTTACCTGTTATTGTTGATCATCGTTTTCCTGCTGGAAAAACCCAGCCCTCAGACCCGCAGGCTGACAGCTTTCGGCCTTGGTGGCAGTGTCGCCCTACTGGTAACCCTGAACCTACCCACATTTTACGTTGACCTACAATGGACATCCCAGTACAAAAATACCCTGCCCGTTTTCGTGCAAAGTATCTGGCGCACCCAACTGGAAGAACCCCAACACGCCCATGACAGCAGCTATTGCTGTTTCAAAGCCGACCGGCAAGCGGAAACCTTTACCCACGCACCCAACCAAAAACCCAATATTATTGTGATCCTGGAAGAATCCACCTTTCACCCTGAACAAATAGTGGGCTTCAAGCCAACCGGCCGGTTTTTCCAGGATGCCTATCCGCTCAAGGTACATACGGCAGGAGGCTCCACCTGGGTACAAGAAATTGCGTTCCTGCATGGCGTTGCCCCACCCCTGTACGGCAATGGCTGGAAAACCATTAACCTGTTTGCCCCCGGGCGCTTGGATGGACGGATCGCCCACCAACTGACGGAACAAGGCTACAAAACCAAAACCATTTACCCGATCGCCGGGCGATTTTACGGCGGCCAACGTTTTCACGAGCAATTGGGCATTCAGGAGTTCATCGACTGCAAGGCCATGCCAGAGTGTGACAAACGCAAATGGAACCAGATGCCGGACGAAATCTTTTTCGACGAAGCCCTCAAACAGGTGAAACTCAACGAGCAACCGCTATTCACCTTCATTGCCACCATGCGCCAACACTCGCCGCATGACAAAAAGCTGAAACCCGACCCTCGCCGCTGCAAACCCGGGCTTTCCGGCAAACAATGCTCAATCATGCTGGACTATAGCAAACGCCTACAACTGTCAGTCAAAGCCTATGAAAAACTCCTCACCCAACTGCAAAAACTGCCCGAACGCACCATTGTGCTGGCCTTTGGCGACCATATACCCGGCGATGTTGCCGCCCATTTCGAGGCGACGGATTTCAGCGGACAAGACCGGTTCCGCACCTTTTTTAATGCCTGGGATTCAAGCAAGGGCTACGTCACCCGCCAGATGCTCAACAGCATGAGTTTCGATACGATCGACATCGCCATGCTGGATGCACTGGCGCTGCGCTATGCCGGTTTTGAAAGCCGCTACCTGACCGACAAGCTGGTACACATGCAGGCATGTTCCGGCGATTTCTGCGGGTTCGAGGAAGCCATACCCAAAAATCAGGCTGCCCTCCTCAACCCTCCTCAATCTCCAGTTCCTTGA
- a CDS encoding glycoside hydrolase family 18 protein — MHNPTHHHTRKLLVASTVITVTLTFIALWFYSNHRITPKPLHTNQQTQWVTGYLPAYRHNGREIPFLGAEDYAMLTHIAHASAIPHPDGTLDTTTNNYLPESRHQAVQTAHTNQRPILLVIAAHHDLFSPAIQAGTRQALIRNILQMLDEDGYDGVDIDMEPVTLDENRDNPDFRAFIHELHAALQTRISPLLGRPPLLTAATTLRDRHIIAQLANKFDQINLMAYDMAQPHEGWIPWFDSPLQNGGLVFPGFSHQVPSIENWVNAFVETGVPRHKLGLGISFDVACWQGGETTPGEGITQPRTPWRVAPTYFKRSYAEMHMQNRIPAHYQWDETAQMAWFGVDAANSADDMFCNFNDARAIKAKISFARQQGLGGIMIWELALDAALQPDASVGSRPLRQVIGDMLQK; from the coding sequence ATGCATAACCCCACCCACCACCACACACGCAAGCTGTTAGTCGCCAGCACCGTCATCACTGTGACGCTAACATTCATCGCACTTTGGTTTTATTCCAATCACCGTATAACACCCAAACCACTGCACACGAACCAACAAACCCAATGGGTCACAGGTTACCTGCCCGCCTACCGCCATAACGGGCGCGAGATACCTTTCCTCGGTGCAGAAGACTACGCCATGCTGACCCATATTGCCCATGCCTCGGCCATACCCCACCCTGACGGGACGCTCGACACCACCACCAACAATTACCTGCCGGAAAGCCGCCATCAGGCTGTGCAAACCGCACACACCAACCAACGCCCCATCCTACTGGTCATCGCAGCACACCACGACCTGTTCAGCCCCGCCATCCAGGCTGGCACGCGCCAAGCGCTTATCCGCAATATCCTGCAAATGCTGGATGAGGATGGCTACGACGGCGTGGACATTGACATGGAGCCGGTCACGCTGGATGAAAACCGTGACAACCCCGACTTCAGGGCATTCATCCACGAACTGCATGCTGCCTTGCAAACCCGCATCAGCCCACTATTGGGTCGCCCACCCTTACTAACCGCCGCCACAACCCTGCGCGACCGCCACATCATAGCGCAGCTGGCTAACAAATTTGACCAGATCAACCTGATGGCCTACGACATGGCCCAACCCCATGAGGGCTGGATTCCCTGGTTTGACAGCCCTTTGCAAAATGGCGGGCTGGTGTTCCCCGGCTTCAGCCACCAAGTCCCTTCCATCGAAAACTGGGTCAATGCATTCGTGGAGACTGGCGTCCCACGCCATAAGCTGGGGTTGGGCATCAGTTTCGACGTTGCCTGCTGGCAGGGTGGTGAAACTACCCCCGGCGAAGGCATCACGCAGCCACGCACCCCTTGGCGGGTAGCGCCAACCTATTTCAAGCGCAGCTATGCAGAAATGCATATGCAAAACCGCATACCCGCACACTACCAGTGGGATGAAACCGCGCAAATGGCCTGGTTTGGCGTGGATGCTGCCAACTCTGCGGATGACATGTTCTGTAATTTCAATGATGCACGTGCAATCAAGGCCAAAATCAGCTTCGCCCGCCAGCAAGGTTTGGGGGGAATCATGATCTGGGAGCTAGCGCTGGATGCCGCTCTGCAACCTGATGCCAGTGTGGGCAGCCGTCCACTGCGTCAGGTCATTGGAGATATGTTGCAAAAATAA
- the glnA gene encoding glutamate--ammonia ligase, with amino-acid sequence MSAQDVFNMIKDNDVKYVDFRFTDTKGKEQHVTVPVSEFGEDIFTEGKMFDGSSIAGWKGINESDMILMPDANTATMDPFFQDVTMNITCDIIEPATMEGYERDPRSIARRAEEYLKSTGIGDVAFFGPEPEFFIFDDVRWGTNMSGTFVKIDSEEAGWNTEKVYPDGNMGHRPGVKGGYFPVPPVDSLHDIRSTMCNIMEEMGVPVEVHHHEVATAGQCEIGTRFSTLVERADWVQKQKYVTHNVAHQYGKTVTFMPKPIVGDNGSGMHVHQSIAKGGENMFAGDGYAGLSEMALYYIGGIIKHAKALNAFCNASTNSYKRLVPGFEAPVMLAYSARNRSASIRIPFVSSPKGRRIEVRFPDPTANPYLAFAAMLMAGLDGIQNKIHPGESMDKDLYDLPPEEDKLIPKVCHSLDMALEELDKDRDFLTAGGVFTNDMIDAYIALKMEEVTRIRMTTHPVEFDMYYSC; translated from the coding sequence ATGTCTGCACAAGACGTTTTCAATATGATCAAAGACAATGACGTAAAATACGTCGACTTCCGTTTCACTGACACCAAGGGCAAGGAACAGCACGTAACCGTTCCTGTCAGCGAATTCGGCGAAGACATTTTCACTGAAGGTAAAATGTTTGACGGCTCCTCCATCGCCGGCTGGAAAGGCATCAACGAATCCGACATGATCCTGATGCCGGATGCAAACACCGCCACCATGGATCCATTCTTCCAGGATGTGACCATGAACATCACCTGCGACATTATCGAGCCTGCCACCATGGAAGGCTACGAGCGTGACCCGCGCTCCATCGCCCGCCGCGCAGAAGAATACCTGAAATCCACCGGCATCGGTGATGTTGCCTTCTTCGGCCCAGAACCTGAATTCTTCATCTTTGACGATGTGCGTTGGGGCACCAACATGAGCGGCACATTCGTCAAGATCGACTCTGAAGAAGCTGGCTGGAATACCGAAAAAGTCTACCCTGATGGCAACATGGGTCACCGCCCTGGCGTCAAGGGTGGCTATTTCCCTGTACCACCGGTTGACTCCCTGCACGACATCCGTTCCACCATGTGTAACATCATGGAAGAAATGGGTGTTCCGGTCGAAGTACATCACCACGAAGTGGCCACTGCTGGCCAGTGCGAAATCGGCACCCGCTTCTCCACACTGGTTGAGCGCGCTGACTGGGTACAAAAGCAAAAGTATGTTACCCACAACGTTGCCCACCAGTACGGCAAGACCGTTACCTTCATGCCCAAGCCTATCGTAGGTGACAACGGCTCCGGTATGCACGTCCACCAGTCCATCGCCAAAGGCGGTGAAAACATGTTCGCGGGCGACGGCTACGCTGGCCTGTCTGAAATGGCACTGTACTACATCGGCGGTATCATCAAGCACGCCAAAGCCCTGAACGCTTTCTGCAATGCCTCCACCAACTCTTACAAGCGTCTGGTGCCTGGCTTCGAAGCACCGGTCATGCTGGCATACTCTGCGCGTAACCGTTCCGCTTCCATCCGCATCCCGTTCGTTAGCAGCCCGAAAGGCCGCCGTATCGAAGTGCGCTTCCCTGATCCGACTGCCAACCCATACCTGGCATTCGCCGCCATGTTGATGGCAGGTCTGGATGGCATCCAGAACAAAATCCACCCAGGCGAATCCATGGACAAAGACCTGTACGACCTGCCACCCGAAGAAGACAAGCTGATCCCAAAAGTTTGCCACTCTCTGGACATGGCGCTGGAAGAGCTGGACAAAGACCGCGACTTCCTGACGGCGGGCGGTGTCTTCACCAACGACATGATTGACGCTTATATTGCCCTGAAGATGGAAGAAGTGACCCGCATCCGCATGACCACTCACCCGGTTGAGTTTGACATGTACTACAGCTGCTAA